CTGCCGGGTCGCCTTCGGCCTCGGCGTCGGCCTGCTCGTCACGAAGATCAAGACGGGGGTCGGGATCTTCCGGACCCTGTTCTACCTGCCCTACCTGGCCCCGCCCGTCGCCGCGACCCTGGCCTTCGTCTTCCTGCTCAACCCCGGCACCGGCCCCGCCAACACCCTGCTGGACGCGGTGGGACTGCCCACCCCGGGCTGGTTCACCGACGCCGACTGGTCCAAGCCCGCGCTCACCGCCCTCGCCCTGTGGGGGGTGGGCGACCTGATGGTCATCTTCATGGCCGCACTGCTCGACGTACCGAAGGAGCAGTACGAGGCCGCCGAGCTGGACGGGGCCGGGGCCCGGGCGCGGTTCCGGCACATCACCCTGCCCAACATCTCGCCGATCATCGCGTTCGCGGTGGTCACCGGCGTCATCCAGGCCATGCAGTACTACGCCCAGCCACTGGTGGCGGGAAAGGTCGCGGCCGGGGTCATCGGCGGCTCCGGCCAGCAGTTCGAGCCCGGCTACCCCGACAAGTCCACCCTGACCCTGCCGCAGCTCGTCTACAACCTCGGATTCCAGCGCTTCGACTACGGCACGGCGTGTGTCGTCGCGCTCGTCCTGTTCGCCCTCTCCATGGCCTTCACCGCGCTCCTGATGCGGCGCCGTGGCGGACTGATCGGAGCAGGTGAGTGAGCACGCACGGACGCAAGGCCGTACTGCACTGGATCGGCGTCCACGCGCTCGGCGTGGCCGCGGCCCTCTTCTTCGTCCTCCCCTTCGTCTTCATCCTGCTCACCTCCCTGATGGGCGACCGGCAGGCGCTGACCCGCGACCTGTGGCCCGACACCTGGGAATGGGACAACTACGCCACCGTCTGGAACACGCCCGGCTTCCTGACCTGGTGGCGCAACACCCTCTTGTACGCCGGTCTCGGCACCCTGTTGACCGTGGTCTCCTCCGTGCCCGTCGCGTACGCGCTCGCCAAGTTCCGCTTCCGCCTGCGGCGGCTCTCCCTGCTGCTCGTGATCGCCATGATGATGCTGCCGCCGCAGGTGGTGGTCATCCCCATGTACCTCTTCTGGGCCAAGCAGGTCGACCTGTCCGGCACCCTGTGGCCGCTGATCGTCCCGATGGCCTTCGGCGACGCCTTCTCCATCTTCCTGCTCCGCCAGTTCCTGCTGACCATCCCCGACGAGTACCTCGACGCGGCCCGTGTCGACGGCTGCGGCGAGGTGCGCACCCTGCTGCGCGTGGTGCTGCCGATGGCCAAACCCGGAATCGCCGCCGTCGCGCTCTTCCAGTTCTTCTGTGCCTGGAACGACTACTTCGGCCCGCAGATCTACGCCTCCGACAACCCGGCCGCCTGGACCCTCAGTTACGGGCTGGAGTCCTTCAAGGGGGCGCACCACACCAACTGGAACCTGACCATGGCCGCGACCGTACTGGTCATGGCCCCGGTGATCGTCCTCTTCTTCTTCGCCCAGAAGGCGTTCGTCGAAGGCGTCACCCTGACCGGCGTGAAAGGCTGACGGCAATGAAACTCGCAGTGGTGGGCGGCGGTTCCACCTACACCCCCGAACTGATCGACGGCTTCGCACGGCTGCGCGACACCCTGCCGGTCGGCGAGCTCGTCCTGATCGACCCGGCCACCGACCGGCTGGAACTCATCGGCGGCCTGGCCCGGCGGATCTTCGCCCGGCAGGGGCACCCGGGCCGGGTGACCACGACCGCCGACCTCGACGCGGGAGTCGACGGGGCCGACGCGGTCCTGCTCCAGCTGCGCATCGGCGGCCAGGCCGCCCGGCTGCAGGACGAGACCTGGCCCCTGGAGTGCGGCTGCGTCGGGCAGGAGACCACGGGCGCGGGCGGCCTCGCCAAGGCGCTGCGCACGGTCCCGGTGGTCCTCGACATCGCCGAACGGGTCCGGCGGGCCAACCCGGACGCGTGGATCATCGACTTCACCAACCCGGTCGGGATCGTCACCCGGGCCCTCCTCCGGGCCGGGCACAAGGCCGTCGGGCTCTGCAACGTCGCCATCGGCTTCCAGCGGAAGTTCGCGGCCCTGCTGGACCTGGCCCCCGGCGACATCCACTTGGACCACGTGGGCCTCAACCACCTCACCTGGGAACTGGGCGTGCGCCGGGGCGGCCCCGACGGCGAGGACCTGCTGCCGCGGCTGCTCGCCGCGCACGGCGAGGCGATCGCCGGGGACCTCCGCCTGCCGCGGGCGGTGCTGGACCGGCTCGGCGTCGTGCCCTCGTACTACCTGCGCTACTTCTACGCCCACGACGAGGTCGTACGGGAACTCGGCACGAAGCCGTCGCGGGCCGCCGAGGTCGCCGCGATGGAGCGGGAACTGCTCGCCCTGTACGGCGACCCTGCGCTCGACGAGAAGCCGGCGCTGCTGGCGAAGCGGGGCGGCGCCTTCTACTCCGAGGCGGCCGTGGACCTCGCCGCCTCCCTGCTGGCCGACGGCGGCCCGGCCGTGCAGGTGGTCAACACGTACAACAACGGCACGCTGCCCTTCCTGCCGGACGACGCGGTCGTCGAGGTACAGGCGCGCGTCGACGCCTCGGGCCCGCGGCCACTGGCGGTCCCACGGCTGGACCCGCTCCACACCGGGCTGATCTCGCACGTGACGGCGTACGAGGACCTCGCACTGGACGCGGCGCTGCGCGGCGGGCGCGAGCGGGTCTTCAAGGCACTGCTCGCGCACCCGCTGGTCGGCCAGTTCGACCTGGCCGAGGGGCTGACCGACCGGCTCCTCGCGCACAACAAGGAGCACCTGCCATGGGCGTGAACCTCTGTTCCGTCCTGGCGATCGACGCGGGGAACAGCAAGACCGACGTGGCCCTGCTCGGCCCCGACGGTTCGGTGCTGTGCTCCGGGCAGGCCGGCGGCTTCCAGCCGTCCCGGACGGGGGTGGCCGCGGCCGTCGACGTACTGGCCGAGGCGATGGCCGACGCCGGCCTGGACTACCGGGACGGGCGCGGCCCCGGGCCCTGCGCCGAGCACGTGTCGGCCTGCCTGGCCAATGCGGACTTCCCGGTGGAGGAGCGGAAGCTGGCGCGCGAGATCAAGCGCCGCAACTGGGGGCGCGTGACGGAAGTGCACAACGACACCTTCGCCCTGCTGCGCGCCGGCCTGCCCGTGGGCGCCGAGCCGCGCGGCGTCGCGGTGGTGTGCGGGGCCGGCATCAACTGCGTCGGGATGACCCCGGACGGGCGGACCGCACGCTTCCCCGCGATCGGGCGGATCTCCGGCGACTGGGGCGGCGGGGGCGGACTGGCCGACGAGGCCCTGTGGTTCGCGGCCCGGGCCGAGGACGGTCGGGGCGACCCGACGGAACTGGCCCGGGCGCTCCCCGCGCACCTGGGCCTCGACTCGATGGCCTCGCTGATCGAGGCGATGCACCTGGGCCGGGTCCCGGCCGGGCGGCGGCACGAACTGACCCCGGTGCTGTTCGCGGTGGCGGCCGCCGGAGACCCGGTGGCGCTGTCGCTGGTGCACCGGCAGGCGGACGAGATCGTGGCCATGGCCTCGGTGGCACTGGGCCGCCTGGGCCTGCTGGGCGAGGAGGTGCCCGTGGTACTGGGCGGCGGCGTCCTGGCGGCCCGGCACCCGCAGCTGAACGACCGGATCGAGGCCCGCCTCGCCGACCGGGCCCCGCGCGCCCGCATCCACGTGGTCACGGCCCCGCCGGTCCTGGGCGCCGGCCTCCTCGGCCTCGACGCCCTCGGCTCCCCACCCCTCGCCTACGGAAAACTCCGTGCCCATTTCGGTTGAACCCGCCCCGGAGGGCCGCCGGTCTGGAACCGTGGCGCCCGTGCACGCGTATTGACGGTGAAGGGGTGACGGAGGGCGCCCCAGGGGGTGGATCTCCCCGGATGCAGCACCGGGTGCTGTGGTCGACCGGCACTACGTCCATACTGCTGCGCAGGGGGTGCCTCACGCCGTTGGCTGGGGGACTACAGGACCGAGGGGGAGGTCACGGTGGCGATCACATCACGCGCGCCCGCGCCCGGGGGCGGTGGTGCCGTGCCGCCCGCGGGGGCACCGGCTTCGCCGCCCGACGGGCCGCCCGGGCGGAGCACCGCCTGGGCCGAGGGTGTGGAGCGGCTGCGCGAGGCGGCGACCACCGAGCCCGGCCGGCTGCGGATCATCGGCGCCGCACTCGCCGCCCTGATCGTGCTGTTCGGCACCGTGAGCGTCTGGGAGATCTCCGGCCGGACCACCGCCGCCGACGACGTGGTGGGCCGCAGCCAGCCGCTGAGCGCGGACGCGGCGAGCATCTACCGCTCCCTCGCCGACGCCGACACGACCTCTTCCAGCGGCTTCCTGCTGGGCGCCCAGGAGCCGCGCGAGGTCCGGCAGCGGTACGAGAAGGACATCGCGAACGCCTCCAAGCTGCTGGGGAGCGCGGCCGCCAACACCGGCGGCAACGAGGACTCCCGCGAGCAGATCGCCCTGCTGAGCGAGCAGTTGCCGCGCTACACCGGCCTGATCGAGCAGGCCCGGGCCACCAACCGGCAGGGCCTGCCGCTGGGCGGCGCCTATCTCCGCTACGCCAACGAGCAGATGACCACCCAGCTGCTGCCCGCCGCGCAGCGGCTGTACGAGGCGGAGACCGGCCGGCTCTACAAGGACTACGACGACGCCCGGTCCTGGCCGCTGGCCTCGCTCGGCGCGGGCCTGCTCGCGGTCGCCGGCCTCGTGTGGGCGCAGCGGCGCAACTACCGGCACACGAACCGGGTCTTCAACCACGGTCTGCTGGCCGCGACGGCCGCGTCGGTGGTGGTGCTGCTGTGGCTGGCCGTCGGCCACACGGTGGCGCGGTCCTCGCTGAGTGAAGCGCGGGCGGACGGGCAGGAGTCGATGAAGGTGCTCAACGACGCGCGGATCGCCTCCTTGCAGGCGCGGGCCGGTGAGAACCTGACTCTGATCGCGCGGGGCGCCGTACTGGCGGAGGACAAGAAGTCCGACAAGTACGACGTGGACTTCACGAACAACATGAAGCAGTTGGACGCCGGGCTGGCGACCGCACTACGACTGGCCGACGACGAGGCCGGCCGGGGCCCGGTGAACCGCGCCGTGGACGGCGTGGAGCAGTGGAAGCAGCGGCACACGGCGGCCAGGGAGGCGGACTTGAAGGGCGACTACGAAGCCGCGCTGCCCCAGGTCGTCGGGGACGAGGGGCACAAGGAGAGCAGCGGGGCCGCCTTCGACACGGTGGACGCCTCCTTGGAGCAGGCCGTGGCCCACGAACAGCGGGAGTTCACCCGGTCGGCCCGGGACGGGATCGGCGCGACGGGCGGTCTCGTGACGGGATCGGCGATCCTGGTCGTCGTCGGAGCGGCGGCTGCCCTGCTCGGTATCGGGCGCAGGCTTTCGGAGTACAGGTGAGAGCGATGCGGATACGAGCGAGGCGGGCCGCCGAAGGCCACGAGCAGTACGAGGGACACGCGGGACACGCGGCCCTTGAGGGCCGCGCCGGGGCTCCGGGCGGCGCCGTGTCCGGGGTGCGGCGGGCCGCGGGCCGGCTGCGCGGCTGGGGCGGCGTGAGCGCGATGGCCGTCGCCTGTGCGGTGACGGCCGCGGTCGTGCTGCTGCCGCTGGCCCACGCGACGCCCGACACCGGCGGGCCGGCGGTCCGCAAGCCCGCCTCGATGGCGGTGGCCCCGGCCGCGCCGTGGACCCAGACCGACACCTGTCAGGACCCGGAGGCGAGCCTGCGCCCGTCCGACGTGGACGGGGCGGCCATCGCGCGGATCAAGGCGGCGGGCAAGCTCGTCGCCGGCGTGGACCAGAACAGCTTCCGCTGGGGCTACCGCAACCAGACCGCCGAGGGCAGCCGTCTCGACGGTTTCGACATCGACCTGGTCAAGGCCATCGCCAAGGACATCCTGGGCGACGAGAACGCGGTCATCTACCGGGCCATCCCCACCAGCCAGCGCATCCCGGCGCTCCAGGAGGGCCGTGTCGACGTCGTCGTGCGGACCATGACCATCAACTGCAAGCGGCTGGAGGACGTCGCCTTCTCGACGGCCTACTTCGAGGCCGGGCAGCAGGTGCTGGCCCCCAAGGGTTCGCCGATCACCGGGTACGACACCTCGCTGAAGGACAAGCGGATCTGCTTCGCCGCCGGTTCCACGGCGGAGGCGGCGCTGAGGTCCCAGTCGTACGGCTCGGTCCCGGTCACCGTGGCCAACCAGCTGGACTGCCTGGTCCGGCTCCAGCTGGGCGAGGTCGACGGCATCATCACGGACAACGCCCTCGCGGCCGGCCAGGCCGCGCAGGACCCCTCGGTGCAGCTGGTGGGCTCGCCCTTCACCCGGGAGTTCTACGGCGTGGCGATGAACAAGGACGCCTCGGACCTGGTACGCCGGGTCAACAAGGTGCTGGAGAACTACCGCGTGGGCGGCAATGACAGCGCGTGGATGAGGGCGTACCTCAAGCACCTCCAGCCCGTGCTGCCCGGCGTGTCCGCGCCGCCCGCTCCCAAGTACCGGGACGGCTGAGGCCGGTGGCGGTTTCGGGTACGGGACCGGGCGCGGGGCCGGACACGGAGCACGCGGAGAGGGACACGGAGGCGGCAGCGGAAGCGGAGGCACAGTCGGTGGAGGCGGGTTCGGCAGTGATGGACCGGGACGGCGTCGACCGCGCCCTGGCCCGGCTGGGCGCGGAGCACGAGGCCGTCGAGACCTCGCTGCTCGCCCTCCAGGACCACGCGGGGCGCCGGCTGCTGGAGGGCGCCGCGCTGACCGGGATCACCAAGGACCGGTGGACGGCCGCCGACGCGGACATCAGCCGGCTGTGGACGTACTTCGACGCCTACAGCGGGGCCCTGACCGCCGCCCGGGAGGTCCGGGAGCGGCGCCGCTGGCCGAACCGCGAGGACCTGATCGAGCTGACGGAGCGGCTGCGCGGGCCCGGCGTGCTGATCGCCGGCGCCGCGGCGGAGGGCGTCGCGCTGGCGGAGCGGCTCTCGCTCGCCGAGCTGGTGGCGCGGATGAACGATCTGTACGCGCGTTCGCTGGACGTGGTGGTCGCCGCCGACGCCGTGTGGTCGGCGCTGCCCGCCCGGATCGACCTGCTCGCCGCCGAGCTGCACCGCACCCGCTCGCTCGCCCACTCGGTGGGCGTGCGCCCGGGCGAGCATCCCTCGGGCGACGACCTGGAGGACATCACCGCGGAGCTGACGCAGCTGCGGGCGCAGGTGATCGCGGACCCGCTGGCGTTCTGGCTGCCGGTGACGGGGAGCGCGGCGCCCGGCGGCGGCCGTCCGGACACGGGGCGCTACGACCGGGCCGCGCTCGCGCTGGAGGACGTACGCCGGGAGGTCGAGGCGGTGCTGGACGTGCGCCAGGACGCCGAGCAGCGGCTGATCAGCCTGCGGGACGTGCTCTCGCGGGCCGACCGGACCCTGGCGGAGGCGCGGACGGCGCGCGGCGAGGTGCTGGCGAAGATCGCCGCGTCCGAGGTGCCGGCGGTGAGCGGCCCGCCCACGGTGCTGCAGGAGCAGCTGGCGGCGGCGGCCGAGCACCGGCGCCAGTCGCGCTGGCACCGGCTGTCGCCGCTGCTGGAATCGCTGGAGGTGCGGGCCGAGGAGGAACTGCGACGGGCCCGTGAATCGTTGACTGCTGTGACGGCGCCACTGGCGGTGCGGGCCGAGCTGCGCGGGCGGCTCGACGCGTACAAGGCGAAGGTGGCCCGCCACGGGTTGGCGGAGGATCCGGTGCTGGTCGAGCGGTACGACGCGGCCCGCCGGATGCTGTGGAGCGCGCCCTGCGACCTGCGGGCCGCCGAGCAGGCCGTCCTGCGCTACCAGCAGGCGGCGGCGGAGTCGCTGGTACCGCAGCAGCCGCGGCACGAAGATCACCGGCCCGAGCAGTTCCGGCCCCACGGGCCGGGGAAGGAGGACGCATGAGTCTGGTCGGAACCGCGTGCGTTCGCCCCGGCTGCCCGGGGACGTACGAGGACATGGGCGGCGGCGGGCTGTACTGCGACACCTGTGGGCTGGCGCCGGTCGGCGCTGTCGCGGCGGGTGCGGACGATCTGGTGTCGCCCCCGACGGGGATGACGAGCGCGGCCCGGGGTTCGCTGGGATCCGGTGGGTCCCGTGGGTCGATGGGTTCGCAGGGTTCGCACGGCTCGGCGCGGTCCTCGGCCTCGGCCCGCTCCTCCCGGTCCTCCTCGTCCCGCCGCTCGGTGTCGGG
Above is a genomic segment from Streptomyces sp. NBC_01233 containing:
- a CDS encoding carbohydrate ABC transporter permease, with amino-acid sequence MSTHGRKAVLHWIGVHALGVAAALFFVLPFVFILLTSLMGDRQALTRDLWPDTWEWDNYATVWNTPGFLTWWRNTLLYAGLGTLLTVVSSVPVAYALAKFRFRLRRLSLLLVIAMMMLPPQVVVIPMYLFWAKQVDLSGTLWPLIVPMAFGDAFSIFLLRQFLLTIPDEYLDAARVDGCGEVRTLLRVVLPMAKPGIAAVALFQFFCAWNDYFGPQIYASDNPAAWTLSYGLESFKGAHHTNWNLTMAATVLVMAPVIVLFFFAQKAFVEGVTLTGVKG
- a CDS encoding 6-phospho-beta-glucosidase, producing the protein MKLAVVGGGSTYTPELIDGFARLRDTLPVGELVLIDPATDRLELIGGLARRIFARQGHPGRVTTTADLDAGVDGADAVLLQLRIGGQAARLQDETWPLECGCVGQETTGAGGLAKALRTVPVVLDIAERVRRANPDAWIIDFTNPVGIVTRALLRAGHKAVGLCNVAIGFQRKFAALLDLAPGDIHLDHVGLNHLTWELGVRRGGPDGEDLLPRLLAAHGEAIAGDLRLPRAVLDRLGVVPSYYLRYFYAHDEVVRELGTKPSRAAEVAAMERELLALYGDPALDEKPALLAKRGGAFYSEAAVDLAASLLADGGPAVQVVNTYNNGTLPFLPDDAVVEVQARVDASGPRPLAVPRLDPLHTGLISHVTAYEDLALDAALRGGRERVFKALLAHPLVGQFDLAEGLTDRLLAHNKEHLPWA
- a CDS encoding N-acetylglucosamine kinase → MGVNLCSVLAIDAGNSKTDVALLGPDGSVLCSGQAGGFQPSRTGVAAAVDVLAEAMADAGLDYRDGRGPGPCAEHVSACLANADFPVEERKLAREIKRRNWGRVTEVHNDTFALLRAGLPVGAEPRGVAVVCGAGINCVGMTPDGRTARFPAIGRISGDWGGGGGLADEALWFAARAEDGRGDPTELARALPAHLGLDSMASLIEAMHLGRVPAGRRHELTPVLFAVAAAGDPVALSLVHRQADEIVAMASVALGRLGLLGEEVPVVLGGGVLAARHPQLNDRIEARLADRAPRARIHVVTAPPVLGAGLLGLDALGSPPLAYGKLRAHFG
- a CDS encoding glutamate ABC transporter substrate-binding protein; translated protein: MAVACAVTAAVVLLPLAHATPDTGGPAVRKPASMAVAPAAPWTQTDTCQDPEASLRPSDVDGAAIARIKAAGKLVAGVDQNSFRWGYRNQTAEGSRLDGFDIDLVKAIAKDILGDENAVIYRAIPTSQRIPALQEGRVDVVVRTMTINCKRLEDVAFSTAYFEAGQQVLAPKGSPITGYDTSLKDKRICFAAGSTAEAALRSQSYGSVPVTVANQLDCLVRLQLGEVDGIITDNALAAGQAAQDPSVQLVGSPFTREFYGVAMNKDASDLVRRVNKVLENYRVGGNDSAWMRAYLKHLQPVLPGVSAPPAPKYRDG
- a CDS encoding carbohydrate ABC transporter permease; amino-acid sequence: MSPWLIGFAVFFAYPLLSTLYFSFTRYDGFRQPSFNGLDNWSYVFTDYPLFWPAVRNTLWLVAVMVTCRVAFGLGVGLLVTKIKTGVGIFRTLFYLPYLAPPVAATLAFVFLLNPGTGPANTLLDAVGLPTPGWFTDADWSKPALTALALWGVGDLMVIFMAALLDVPKEQYEAAELDGAGARARFRHITLPNISPIIAFAVVTGVIQAMQYYAQPLVAGKVAAGVIGGSGQQFEPGYPDKSTLTLPQLVYNLGFQRFDYGTACVVALVLFALSMAFTALLMRRRGGLIGAGE